Proteins encoded within one genomic window of Prosthecobacter fusiformis:
- a CDS encoding bifunctional serine/threonine-protein kinase/formylglycine-generating enzyme family protein: MSRITADPFPPPGSSGAGRLPPADSQAGIQLPAPPRGPRGPRDKDGPPSHRDDILIPDYTLIKRIGSGAYGEVWLAQSVTGAYRAVKIVWREDFELTRTFHREFLGIQQFEPISRGHPCMVHILHVGWNEDRGFYYCVMELADDAEEGPNFESVHTYVPRTLGTDMKRHGRLDLIFCRDAGVYLADALYYMHNRGLTHRDIKPSNIIFCGGVCKLADIGLVAGFGERTFVGTEGFVPPEGPGTAQADIYSLGKVLYEMSSGKDRMEFPEVPLNLGDDEWPFWLDLNRVICKACAPDLKERFQTAGEFAEALQRVGEKRAESLLRRFSRAAVFTLIGSALAGAGLSAAKYQDEWAYELPLPVKAAPPLPQPPQKGRPWQNIYGQWFTFTKDRHIADLPVEATLFRSFLYATGRAAEFGVVEFVTPDKKVLHCVMIPEADADAFTVWMTSRDRQSGRLDIDHEYTWRAANIPKSKATNPRPGWHAIRTEIVRVPYGRLSLDSTPRGAEVYDGESRVGRTPLQLTKVRAAKFDYEVRLPGYKSEFARGNLKEDQAMSFNLRLRATGSVVFGKPWENSLDIKMVPMGRAMLAAIETRRKDFAEFARSTNFPPVEGLILDADPNLPVTNITRAEAELFCRWLTDRERGKGLLEPDQEYRLPTDDEWSMAAYLPLELGATPADRSNRIEGIYPWGFTPAPTSKVANLLDKSVPGAGKKSVPGYDDNFVGLAPVGSLRPDSRDLYDLSGNVWEWVSDDWDSTGSADGVARGAAYTTYERQQLLASYRRKIPQSAREPDIGFRILLISADLSARDDE; encoded by the coding sequence ATGTCCCGCATTACTGCTGATCCATTTCCCCCACCGGGTTCTTCCGGTGCTGGACGGCTGCCCCCAGCGGACTCTCAGGCAGGCATCCAGCTCCCCGCGCCACCCCGCGGCCCTCGGGGTCCCAGGGATAAAGATGGCCCCCCATCACATCGGGATGACATCCTCATTCCTGACTACACCCTCATCAAGCGCATCGGCTCCGGCGCCTATGGGGAAGTATGGCTGGCCCAAAGCGTCACCGGTGCCTACCGTGCCGTAAAAATTGTCTGGCGGGAGGACTTCGAACTCACCCGCACCTTCCATCGCGAATTTCTCGGCATCCAACAGTTCGAGCCCATCTCCCGTGGCCATCCCTGCATGGTCCACATCCTCCATGTCGGCTGGAATGAAGACCGCGGTTTTTATTACTGCGTCATGGAGCTGGCCGATGATGCGGAGGAAGGCCCTAACTTCGAAAGCGTCCACACCTACGTGCCCCGTACTCTGGGCACGGACATGAAGCGCCACGGCAGGCTGGACCTCATCTTCTGCCGGGATGCCGGGGTGTATCTGGCCGATGCACTCTATTACATGCACAATCGCGGCCTCACCCACCGCGACATCAAACCTTCCAACATCATTTTTTGCGGTGGCGTCTGCAAGCTGGCGGATATCGGCCTCGTCGCCGGATTTGGTGAGCGTACCTTCGTCGGCACCGAGGGCTTCGTTCCTCCGGAAGGCCCTGGCACCGCCCAGGCGGATATTTATAGCTTGGGAAAAGTGCTCTATGAAATGAGCAGCGGCAAAGACCGCATGGAATTCCCCGAAGTCCCCCTCAACCTCGGCGATGATGAATGGCCCTTCTGGCTGGATTTAAACCGCGTCATCTGCAAGGCCTGTGCGCCGGATTTGAAAGAACGTTTTCAAACCGCAGGTGAATTCGCCGAGGCGCTCCAGCGTGTCGGTGAAAAGCGTGCCGAGAGCCTGCTCCGACGCTTCAGCCGTGCCGCCGTCTTCACCCTCATCGGCTCCGCCCTCGCTGGAGCCGGCCTGTCCGCCGCCAAGTATCAAGACGAATGGGCCTATGAGCTGCCCTTGCCTGTCAAAGCAGCCCCTCCCCTGCCCCAGCCGCCGCAAAAAGGCCGCCCCTGGCAGAATATTTATGGCCAGTGGTTCACCTTCACCAAGGACCGCCACATCGCCGACCTGCCCGTGGAGGCCACCCTCTTCCGCTCCTTTCTTTACGCCACCGGTCGCGCGGCAGAATTCGGCGTGGTGGAATTCGTCACCCCGGATAAAAAAGTCCTCCACTGCGTCATGATTCCGGAAGCGGATGCAGATGCGTTTACAGTCTGGATGACCAGCCGTGATCGCCAAAGCGGTCGTCTGGACATTGATCACGAATACACCTGGCGCGCGGCGAACATCCCCAAATCCAAAGCCACCAATCCACGCCCGGGCTGGCATGCCATCCGCACCGAAATCGTCCGCGTCCCTTACGGTCGCCTCAGCCTCGACAGTACACCGCGCGGAGCCGAAGTTTACGATGGCGAATCCCGCGTGGGTCGCACTCCGCTGCAACTCACCAAGGTCAGAGCAGCCAAGTTTGATTACGAAGTTCGCCTTCCCGGCTACAAGAGCGAATTTGCCCGGGGCAATTTGAAGGAGGACCAGGCCATGAGCTTCAACCTCCGCCTGCGCGCCACCGGCTCCGTCGTTTTTGGAAAACCGTGGGAAAACAGCCTCGATATCAAAATGGTCCCCATGGGACGCGCCATGCTCGCCGCCATCGAAACCCGGCGGAAAGACTTCGCCGAATTCGCCCGCAGCACCAATTTCCCCCCAGTTGAAGGACTCATCCTGGACGCCGACCCCAACCTCCCCGTCACTAACATCACCCGCGCTGAAGCCGAGCTATTCTGCCGCTGGTTGACCGACCGCGAGCGGGGCAAAGGCCTACTGGAGCCGGACCAGGAATATCGCCTGCCCACCGATGATGAATGGAGCATGGCCGCGTACCTGCCGCTGGAGCTGGGTGCCACCCCGGCAGACCGCAGTAATCGCATTGAAGGTATTTATCCCTGGGGATTCACCCCCGCTCCCACCAGTAAAGTCGCCAACTTGCTCGATAAATCAGTACCTGGTGCCGGGAAAAAATCCGTCCCTGGCTATGATGACAACTTCGTCGGCCTTGCCCCCGTCGGCAGCCTGCGTCCCGACAGCCGGGATCTTTATGATCTCTCCGGCAACGTCTGGGAATGGGTATCCGATGATTGGGACTCCACTGGCAGCGCAGATGGCGTCGCCCGCGGTGCCGCTTATACCACTTACGAGCGCCAGCAGCTACTCGCGTCCTACCGCCGCAAAATCCCCCAGTCTGCCCGGGAACCAGACATCGGCTTCCGCATCCTCCTCATCAGCGCTGACCTCAGCGCCCGCGATGATGAGTAG